From Microbacterium sufflavum:
CCACACGCGGACACTCACTCGGGAAGAATGAACCGATATGACGGCATCTTGATCTCGGAGCGCTGCTAGGGTGTGCCGAATGAGGACACCTGCCGAGCAGTTCAACGAGGCCGTCGGGCGGCAGATGCGGGCCGAGATCGCCGCCGCGCGCAGCAGCATCGCGGCGATGGCGCGCAGCGTGGGGATCGCACGCAGCGCCCTCGACAACTACGTCACCGGAAAGCGCGCGATCCCGGTGCCCGTGGTCTATGCCGTGTGCGCGACTCTCGGGATCGAGCCGCACGTCCTGGTCGCGAGAGCCGAGGAGCGCCTCGACGCCGACGGCACCACCGCCATCATCACTCCCCTGCGCCGCACCGCCGATGTCGCCACCCCGCGCGACAATACCCGCGAGGTCGCCTTCGAATCCGACGAGCGGCACGACGCCGACACCGACGACCTCTACGACTGACGCCGACGACCGTGGGAGGACGCACATGCAGCAGCTCCTCCTGCGCGCCGAAGACCTCGGTCTGCGCGTGATCGAGCGCCCGGGACGCACGCGCGGCGGGTTCGATCCCGCGACCGGCACCATCCGCCTCGCGCCGGGCATGAGCAGACGGACGGCCCGCAGCGTGCTGGCGCATGAGCTGGGTCACGCACATCTCGGTCATCGACCCACCGAGGTCCCCCACACCCGCGAACGCCAGGAACGGGCGGCGGACGAGTGGGCCGCCCGGCTCCTCCTCACACCGCAGGCGTATGCCGCCGCCGAGCGGGCTCGCGGCGCGCACCTCGCGAGCCTCGCCTTCGAGCTCGATGTCACTGTCGAGATCGTCGTCGCCTTCCAGCGTCTGCTGCGCCAGGGGACCACCGCGACCCGGGCGGCGTGAGGTCCCCCCGCATCGCACTGGTTGAATGGGGACATGGCCTTCCTCGTCCCGCCCGCCCCCGTGACCCTGACCGGCGACCTCGTCGAGCTGCGTCCCCTCGATCGCTCCCACATCGACGGGCTGGTCGACGCCGTCCGCGAGGGCGAGCTGTGGAAGACGGCGTGGTACACGTCGGTCCCGGAGCCCGACGGCGTGGCCGCGGAGGTGGATCGGCGGCTCGGGCTCGTCGACCGCGGCGAGATGCTGCCGTTCACCGCGATCGACGCGAGCGGACGGATCCTCGGCCTCACGTCGTACTACGACATCGTCGCCGACGTGCCCCGGCTCCACATCGGCTACACCTGGAACCGCCCGTCCGCGCACGGAACCGGAACCAACGCGGAGTCGAAGCTGCTGCTCCTGCGGCACGCGTTCGAAACGCTCGGGGTGTTCCGCGTGGGGCTCACCACGCAGTGGGTCAACTTCCAGTCGCGCACGGCGATCGAGCGACTGGGCGCCAAGCAGGACGGCGTGATGCGCGCGATGAGTCGTTACCGCAACGGCGCGCTCCGCGACAGCGTCGAGTACTCCATCATCGAGCCCGAGTGGCCCGCGGTCCGGGCGAACCTGGAGGCGCGGTTGTCCCGTCGGCGCTGAGCGATCGCGCCGACGGGGTCGGCCTCACTCGGTCGGGCTGCCGGTCCAGTTCTTGGAGCGGCGCGTGGCCGAACCGCGCTGCCGCATCGCGAAACCGAGGGCGAGCGAGACCAGGATGATGCCGGCGCAGAAGGTGAGCGCGGCGGCAGTGTCGGGAAGCTCGTGCGCGATCCCCAGCAGCCAGAAGCCTCCGAGGAAGAGGATCATGAAGAACAAGAAGCTGAGGATCACGGGATCTCCTGTCGTCGGTGCCCTACCAGGATAGCCCGGGCCC
This genomic window contains:
- a CDS encoding helix-turn-helix domain-containing protein — its product is MRTPAEQFNEAVGRQMRAEIAAARSSIAAMARSVGIARSALDNYVTGKRAIPVPVVYAVCATLGIEPHVLVARAEERLDADGTTAIITPLRRTADVATPRDNTREVAFESDERHDADTDDLYD
- a CDS encoding ImmA/IrrE family metallo-endopeptidase, translated to MQQLLLRAEDLGLRVIERPGRTRGGFDPATGTIRLAPGMSRRTARSVLAHELGHAHLGHRPTEVPHTRERQERAADEWAARLLLTPQAYAAAERARGAHLASLAFELDVTVEIVVAFQRLLRQGTTATRAA
- a CDS encoding GNAT family N-acetyltransferase, producing the protein MAFLVPPAPVTLTGDLVELRPLDRSHIDGLVDAVREGELWKTAWYTSVPEPDGVAAEVDRRLGLVDRGEMLPFTAIDASGRILGLTSYYDIVADVPRLHIGYTWNRPSAHGTGTNAESKLLLLRHAFETLGVFRVGLTTQWVNFQSRTAIERLGAKQDGVMRAMSRYRNGALRDSVEYSIIEPEWPAVRANLEARLSRRR